One region of Wyeomyia smithii strain HCP4-BCI-WySm-NY-G18 chromosome 3, ASM2978416v1, whole genome shotgun sequence genomic DNA includes:
- the LOC129728026 gene encoding uncharacterized protein LOC129728026 gives MQESTGRNIAERSLDEILSVLDRFSILIKQIYTITTNNGQNFIKASGLFRNKQIEDTLYGDDEYKIDDEELKLVLEDLECIDYAKNYELSSDDLEIEDLDEEDEDEFELLELQDCLPVVNTHLTSVKQQIFASSNICFRCAAHTVQLPVYDVLKTKSLSRFLTNARKLVKIMRCQPYVNSFKLDQCRNLPFMDGDTRWGSAYLLINRLQDEKDFIISLLPPQLLKSFNTKFWQRVDQFVLAAKPVYILTERILLKLCYVVLSTFIGKSAVLSCRKLEIQFRSSCSKH, from the exons ATGCAAGAAAGCACAGGGCGGAATATTGCAGAGAGGAGTTTAGATGAAATTTTAAGTGTTctggacagattttcaataCTGATTAAGCAAATTTATACAATCACGACGAACAATGgtcaaaatttcataaaagcttCCGGATTGTTTCGAAACAAGCAAATTGAAGATACTTTGTATGGTGACGACGAATACAAAATTGATGATGAAGAACTAAAGTTGGTCCTGGAAGATCTAGAATGCATAGATTACGCTAAGAACTATGAATTGTCCAG TGATGATCTTGAAATCGAAGACCTTGATGAGGAAGATGAAGACGAGTTTGAGCTCCTTGAATTGCAAGATTGTCTGCCTGTAGTGAACACTCATTTAACCAGcgttaagcag caaatatttgcttcgtctaatatcTGCTTTAGATGCGCAGCGCACACAGTTCAGCTTCCTGTCTACGATGTACTAAAAACCAAATCACTGTCAAGGTTTCTTACTAACGCCAGAAAGCTCGTGAAGATTATGCGTTGTCAACCATATGTGAATTCCTTCAAGCTGGACCAATGCCGAAATCTACCGTTTATGGATGGCGACACGCGTTGGGGGTCCGCTTACTTATTGATCAATCGGTTGCAAGATGAAAAGGATTTTATAATTAGCCTTCTACCGCCGCAACTATTGAAGTCATTCAACACAAAATTTTGGCAACGAGTGGATCAATTCGTATTGGCAGCCAAACCGGTGTATATACTAACTGAACGTATCCTCCTGAAACTTTGCTATGTGGTTCTTTCTACCTTTATTGGCAAGAGTGCTGTCTTGAGTTGCAGGAAATTGGAGATACAATTTCGAAGCAGCTGCTCAAAGCATTAA